The genomic DNA TCACGCGACGCGGGTGCGTACTCGGCCCTCGTGCTTGCGCTTGAGGCCTTCATGGTTCTGATCTTTGCCGCCTTCGATGTGGTTGTCTTCTACATCGCCTTCGAGGCAATGCTGGTTCCGCTCTACCTGATGATTGGTCGCTACGGAGTGGGGGACGCGGTCAAGCGCCGCGCCGCCGCCATGAAGTTCCTCCTGTACTCACTGGCCGGCGGACTTGTCATGCTCGGTGGGCTCGTGGCCCTGTGGGCGGGCGCAGCCGAGCATTCGGACACCTACTTCCGTCTGGACTCACTGGCGAGTTCCGCCCCGGCGCTTTCCGGAGCACTGCAGATGGGTGTCTTCGTGACCTTCATCGTTGCCTTCGCCATCAAGGCGCCGATGGTTCCTGTCCACACGTGGCTGCCCGACACTGCCGAGGTGGCGCGTCCGGGAACCTCGGTGCTGCTTGTGGGTGTTCTCGACAAGATCGGCACCTTTGGAATGATCACGCTGTGCGTGCGTCTGTTCCCGGATGCTGCCACGGATGCCCGGTGGGTGCTTGTGGGCCTGGCGGTCCTGTCAATCCTGTGGGGTGCGTTTGCAGCGAACGGACAGGACGACATCATGCGTCTCGTGTCCTACACCTCGGTGTCGCACTTTGGTTTCATGGTCCTGGGAATTTTCATCGGATCTGAGATTGCTCTCGTCGGCGCCATGTTCTACATGGTGGCCCACGGCGTGTCGATCGCCGCGATGTTCCTCCTGTCGGGGTGGCTGTCGAGTCGCGGCGGCACGCAGGACATGCGCGAATACTCCGGTATGCAGCGCGTGACTCCGGTACTGGCAGGCCTGTGGCTGGTTTCCGGTCTTGCATCGGTCGCGCTTCCCGGTCTTTCGGGCTTCGTTCCCGAATTCCTTGTCCTCATGGGCACGTGGAAGGTCAACGTTCTTGTCGCAGTCCTCGCTGTGCTGGGCGTCATCCTTGCGGCGCTCTATATCCTCACCCCCTACCAACGGGTGTTTACGGGCGCACCTCGCGAAGACAAGATCGGTCTTCACGACTTGTCCGGTCGTGAAAAGACGGTGATGACTCCGCTTATCGCCGCGATGCTGATCCTGGGTATCTGGTCAGCTCCGCTCATCGGAGCGCTGACCCCCATCGCCTCTGACTCCGTGTTGTCACACGACGCGGGGGCTCAGGCGCAGACCTTGTCAGAAGGGAGCACGAAGTGAATCTCCTCGCGACAGCGAATTTCACTGCACCAACTATTGAGTGGGCCTCCCTCACTCCAATCATCATCGTTCTGGGAGCCGCAGTTCTCGGAGTCCTCATCGAGGCATTCGCTCCAGCCAGGAGCCGGCGCGGTGCGGGAATTTTCCTCGGAATTCTTGCCCCGCTCGCAGCCTTCGTCGTCCTCGTCATGCGGTGGTTCACAGTCGTGGACACCCCCTCATCTCTCGGCGAGTACGTTGAAGATCCCCTGACGATTGCGACGCAGGCGATCCTCGTCCTCGTCACTTTCGTGGCGATCCTCGTCATGGCCGACCGCACGCGCGTCGGTGACGGTGCCTTCGCGGGACAGCCCTCGGACCGGCCCGGATCATCTGATGAGGAAACCTCGGATGCACACGGTTATCAGCGTTCGGAGATGTTCCCGCTGACGCTGTTCTCGCTGGGCGGCATGATGATCTTCCCGGCGGCGGACTCATTCATCACGCTGTTCGTTGCCCTTGAGGTCATGTCGTTGCCGCTGTACATTCTCGCGGCAACGGCTCGCCGTCGTCGTCAGCTCTCCCACGAGGCCGCGCTGAAGTATTTCC from Schaalia sp. ZJ405 includes the following:
- a CDS encoding complex I subunit 4 family protein gives rise to the protein MIAANIPWLTLLVALPAAGALILAIIPSIRRSSGNLLALAISVIELILAVVASIVSFDWSASGTYQMVESVPWIPQMGVSWALGVNALGLVMILLAVALVPLVLIAGLKDDGNSRDAGAYSALVLALEAFMVLIFAAFDVVVFYIAFEAMLVPLYLMIGRYGVGDAVKRRAAAMKFLLYSLAGGLVMLGGLVALWAGAAEHSDTYFRLDSLASSAPALSGALQMGVFVTFIVAFAIKAPMVPVHTWLPDTAEVARPGTSVLLVGVLDKIGTFGMITLCVRLFPDAATDARWVLVGLAVLSILWGAFAANGQDDIMRLVSYTSVSHFGFMVLGIFIGSEIALVGAMFYMVAHGVSIAAMFLLSGWLSSRGGTQDMREYSGMQRVTPVLAGLWLVSGLASVALPGLSGFVPEFLVLMGTWKVNVLVAVLAVLGVILAALYILTPYQRVFTGAPREDKIGLHDLSGREKTVMTPLIAAMLILGIWSAPLIGALTPIASDSVLSHDAGAQAQTLSEGSTK